One genomic region from Methanomassiliicoccales archaeon encodes:
- a CDS encoding MarR family transcriptional regulator produces MVVILGTLGHHPETLLPTIRSTKGVDEVVVFHSDHENSIKAVEEIGRTCHMMEVAFSPRQIPDAFDLVSTAKEIQKTILELRTENKHIAVFNIAGGTRIMSASALLVCTLEGLNAVYVHDDSHKEIPLPLLQIKYSDILTEREKLILRFLLANKGKEVTQRDLADELHLHKATVNHHVKQLIDKRAIHLEDKVGDKRVRPIRVEDSMALLLR; encoded by the coding sequence ATGGTCGTAATACTCGGTACACTTGGTCATCATCCGGAAACGCTCCTACCCACGATACGTTCCACCAAAGGTGTGGATGAGGTGGTCGTCTTTCACAGCGATCATGAGAATTCCATCAAGGCGGTCGAGGAGATCGGCCGGACCTGCCATATGATGGAGGTTGCGTTCTCTCCCCGTCAGATCCCGGACGCGTTCGACCTCGTTTCCACCGCGAAGGAGATCCAGAAGACCATACTGGAGCTTCGGACGGAGAACAAACATATAGCTGTTTTCAACATCGCCGGAGGGACTCGCATAATGAGCGCATCGGCGTTGCTGGTCTGCACCCTTGAAGGGCTGAACGCCGTCTATGTCCATGATGACAGTCACAAGGAGATACCGCTGCCGCTCCTTCAGATCAAGTATTCGGACATTCTGACCGAACGGGAAAAGCTGATCCTCAGGTTCCTTTTGGCAAACAAAGGGAAGGAGGTCACCCAAAGGGACCTGGCCGATGAATTGCATCTGCACAAGGCCACGGTCAACCATCACGTCAAGCAGCTGATCGACAAGCGGGCCATCCATCTGGAAGATAAGGTGGGCGACAAGCG
- a CDS encoding (2Fe-2S)-binding protein, whose translation MATCPVCNKAGAGVDKITVANHAKESCWPLGDSKYSICENPQCDVVDFTTAKGRTLKKDDVKTRVTFKEKDSPRPLCYCRQVTEEDEVKAIENGATTFEEVMESTGIGGGGHCKITNPAGRCCSRHYRPFIENELRKRG comes from the coding sequence ATGGCCACATGTCCGGTGTGCAATAAAGCAGGAGCGGGTGTCGATAAGATCACCGTCGCAAATCACGCCAAGGAGTCATGCTGGCCCTTGGGGGACTCAAAATATTCGATATGCGAGAACCCCCAGTGTGACGTCGTCGATTTTACAACGGCGAAAGGAAGAACACTGAAGAAAGACGACGTGAAGACCCGGGTGACCTTCAAAGAAAAGGATTCTCCCAGGCCCCTGTGCTATTGCAGACAGGTCACGGAAGAAGACGAGGTCAAGGCCATAGAGAACGGCGCAACCACATTCGAAGAAGTTATGGAGAGCACAGGGATAGGGGGCGGGGGCCATTGCAAAATAACCAACCCAGCTGGCAGATGCTGTTCTCGCCACTACAGACCATTTATCGAGAATGAGCTTAGAAAGAGAGGCTAG
- a CDS encoding alpha/beta hydrolase — protein sequence MELKMQSEEIGHGRPVVLVPGGLTGWKSWEPHAQRLSANRRAIRVQLISVQYGLEGRRLPSDYSLTTESEALSNTLDDLELREPFDIVAWSFGAEISLDYALNHPDRVRTLTLIEPPAVWVLGGKRPDDEAFNRMQSMSMTIKDNVSVEQLIIFLHGAGIVPNDTDPKSLPPWPGWVLHRQSLLNTRASMEHMDDPKRLGGLHMPVLLVKGTGSAKWLHGVIDVLARDLPESRVIELPGGHAPQLASMERFLKELEEFQG from the coding sequence ATGGAACTGAAGATGCAGTCGGAGGAGATTGGCCATGGTAGGCCTGTTGTACTTGTTCCGGGAGGGTTGACGGGATGGAAGAGCTGGGAACCCCATGCCCAAAGGCTGTCGGCAAATCGGAGAGCCATCAGGGTCCAATTGATCTCGGTGCAATACGGGTTGGAAGGCCGGAGATTGCCATCAGATTACTCATTGACGACAGAATCCGAAGCCCTGTCCAACACGCTTGATGATCTCGAACTGCGGGAACCGTTCGATATTGTCGCATGGTCTTTTGGAGCCGAGATCAGCCTCGATTATGCACTGAACCACCCCGACAGAGTGAGGACCTTGACCCTCATAGAACCGCCTGCGGTCTGGGTCTTGGGGGGGAAGAGGCCTGATGATGAAGCGTTCAACAGGATGCAGAGCATGAGCATGACGATCAAGGACAACGTCTCAGTGGAGCAATTGATCATTTTCCTGCATGGGGCCGGAATCGTTCCCAATGATACCGATCCCAAGTCCCTTCCTCCATGGCCAGGTTGGGTCCTGCACCGTCAATCGCTGCTCAATACGAGGGCCTCGATGGAGCACATGGACGACCCGAAGAGATTGGGTGGATTGCACATGCCGGTCCTATTGGTCAAAGGAACCGGGTCGGCGAAATGGCTGCATGGGGTCATTGACGTGCTGGCACGGGATCTTCCGGAATCCAGGGTGATCGAGCTTCCTGGAGGGCACGCCCCTCAACTCGCCTCCATGGAAAGATTCCTGAAAGAGCTGGAAGAATTCCAAGGCTGA
- a CDS encoding ATP-dependent helicase produces the protein MPANPHAIFGDLRETYVNHDVFPGNRIAKMERNNTEEQLKVINHPIGLNAKVLAVAGSGKTTTMVERVKHLVQNEKVNPGQIQVLMFNRMASDDFSYKLKSSGLPPGMQPSVNTFHSIALRIVQSAKSLGVLETDYELWTEDKSELYRNQVYAAFNQLRNDGRVTSDVQMDRESALTAIDFWKGSLIKPENAGWKGKECYHLVYGLMEEWRLDRKGMTFDDMILTAVDLLKQDTPLSRQWKGRFGHIIVDEYQDINYAQQKLVELLADGKADVMVVGDDDQTIYEWRGARPAYILGEFEAIFKDKLLMTYNLSHSFRFGPMIAQYAENCITHNHSRKQKSLISYCPAQASYLRLIEIKPGQETNAAKEMADALTNCVRETQDAEKVIVLARSYMQLGGLEQEMLRRGIPHRIEGGTSLYERMEIKALRQYLEVASKLEAPLNQAPIQQFVNIANYPKRFIRKADLDLAIADLFGPDAEDSFHDLLRRLVTSRRLSSRNQDSLKDLLLCLEKAKDRIDSKAKVHEVVDWLIKRTGYLEQFDDFYGKGRPSLDRKEFVNNYRDGLMATPTDVETFLKVGEGEDTTCGAERKDQIVMTTIHRTKGLEFDYVLVPNCDEGFMPTYASESDVFQMAYDTSGKVKQIKTSEMMDNERRLFYVAITRARKGVIISSRPITLGKVKGYEGAGPSRFLTEMQIEPTRRLMDALTNFAQSQNEETEKKLKNVVQENGEAKLAVRNLHTNYLKDMGCTSLADEIAMMAEARTEEAKRKEKSRTDQRRPAPGPSKWWDKQ, from the coding sequence ATGCCGGCGAACCCGCACGCCATTTTCGGTGACCTCAGAGAAACCTATGTCAATCATGACGTTTTCCCAGGCAATAGGATAGCGAAAATGGAGCGGAACAACACCGAGGAACAGCTGAAGGTCATCAACCATCCGATCGGCCTCAACGCCAAGGTCCTGGCCGTCGCCGGCTCGGGCAAGACCACCACCATGGTGGAACGGGTCAAGCACCTGGTGCAGAACGAGAAAGTCAACCCCGGTCAGATCCAGGTTCTCATGTTCAACCGGATGGCCTCGGACGATTTCTCATACAAGCTGAAGAGCAGCGGACTGCCGCCGGGGATGCAGCCGTCGGTCAACACCTTCCACTCCATCGCCCTGAGGATCGTGCAGAGCGCTAAAAGTCTAGGCGTCCTCGAGACCGACTACGAGCTCTGGACCGAGGACAAGAGCGAGCTGTACCGGAACCAGGTCTACGCCGCGTTCAACCAGCTGAGGAACGACGGCAGGGTCACTTCCGATGTTCAGATGGACCGGGAATCCGCCCTCACCGCCATCGATTTCTGGAAAGGTTCGCTGATCAAGCCGGAGAACGCCGGCTGGAAGGGGAAAGAGTGCTACCACCTGGTCTACGGCCTGATGGAGGAGTGGCGCCTTGACAGGAAAGGTATGACGTTTGACGATATGATCCTGACCGCGGTCGATCTGCTCAAGCAGGATACGCCGCTGAGCCGGCAGTGGAAAGGGCGTTTCGGTCACATCATCGTTGACGAGTATCAGGACATCAACTATGCTCAGCAGAAGCTGGTCGAGCTGCTGGCCGACGGCAAGGCGGACGTCATGGTGGTAGGTGACGACGACCAGACCATCTACGAATGGAGAGGTGCCCGTCCGGCCTACATCCTGGGCGAGTTCGAGGCGATCTTCAAGGACAAGCTGCTGATGACGTACAACCTGTCGCACTCGTTCCGTTTCGGGCCGATGATCGCCCAGTACGCCGAGAACTGTATCACCCACAACCACTCGAGGAAGCAGAAGAGCCTGATCTCCTACTGTCCCGCACAGGCTTCGTATCTGCGGCTCATCGAGATCAAGCCCGGCCAGGAGACCAACGCCGCTAAGGAGATGGCGGACGCGCTCACCAATTGCGTGCGCGAAACGCAGGACGCGGAGAAGGTCATCGTGCTGGCCCGGAGCTACATGCAGCTGGGCGGGCTGGAGCAGGAGATGCTGCGGCGGGGGATACCGCACCGGATCGAGGGCGGAACGTCGCTGTACGAACGCATGGAGATCAAGGCGCTGCGACAGTACCTGGAGGTGGCGTCGAAGCTCGAGGCACCGCTGAACCAGGCGCCGATCCAGCAGTTCGTGAACATCGCCAACTACCCGAAGCGTTTCATCCGCAAGGCCGATCTCGACCTGGCCATCGCCGACCTTTTCGGTCCCGACGCCGAGGATTCGTTCCACGACCTGCTGCGCCGGCTGGTCACGTCACGGCGACTGAGCTCCCGCAACCAGGATTCCCTCAAGGACCTGCTGCTCTGCCTGGAGAAGGCGAAGGACCGGATTGACTCGAAGGCGAAGGTGCACGAGGTCGTCGACTGGCTGATCAAGCGGACCGGGTATCTGGAGCAGTTCGACGACTTCTACGGAAAGGGCCGCCCCTCGCTCGACCGTAAGGAGTTCGTGAACAACTACCGCGACGGTCTGATGGCGACGCCGACGGACGTCGAGACGTTCCTGAAGGTCGGAGAGGGCGAGGACACTACTTGCGGAGCGGAGAGGAAGGACCAGATCGTCATGACCACGATCCACCGCACCAAGGGGCTGGAGTTCGACTACGTCCTCGTACCGAACTGCGATGAGGGCTTCATGCCCACCTACGCGAGCGAATCGGACGTTTTCCAGATGGCGTACGACACCTCGGGGAAGGTCAAGCAGATCAAGACCTCGGAGATGATGGACAACGAACGCCGGTTGTTCTATGTCGCAATCACCCGGGCCAGGAAAGGTGTGATCATCTCTTCCAGGCCGATCACGCTGGGAAAGGTCAAGGGCTACGAAGGCGCCGGGCCGTCGCGCTTCCTCACCGAGATGCAGATCGAACCGACCCGGAGACTGATGGACGCGCTGACCAACTTCGCGCAATCGCAGAACGAGGAAACGGAGAAGAAGCTCAAGAACGTCGTCCAGGAGAACGGAGAGGCGAAACTGGCGGTCAGGAACCTGCACACCAACTACCTGAAGGACATGGGATGCACATCGTTGGCGGACGAAATCGCCATGATGGCCGAGGCGAGGACGGAAGAAGCGAAGAGGAAGGAAAAGAGCCGGACCGACCAGCGCAGGCCGGCGCCCGGCCCGTCTAAATGGTGGGATAAGCAGTGA
- a CDS encoding ABC transporter ATP-binding protein, with the protein MSPKDSQGPPPGPSPGMRPVRKAKNFRDAWRKMLTYMRPYVPAIVAASVLAIIGTIFTVIGPNKLSEMTNLIFDGIRTGSTDLTAIAEIGMFLLTIYILSSVTMYGQGYIVTTVVQRLSRRLRTDISEKINRLPLRYFDKTSYGDVLSRATNDVDTIGQSMNQSIGTLMSAVALLIGATVMMFLTDVTLTAAAILSTLAGFVLMIVIMSKSQKFFGRQQASLGKVNGYVEEMYTGHNIVKAYNGEEAAQNEFESINDGLFDSAFKSLFLSGLMMPIMGFIGNLGYVVICIVGAVQFVNGAISIGVIVAFMVYVRLFTQPLTQLGQAMSSLQSVAAASERVFEFFDETEMENEDWKTVVHKDVKGDVEFRNVYFGYTPEKEVIHDFSFSVKAGQKVAIVGPTGAGKTTIVNLLMRFYEVNSGDILIDGVSTKTLTRENVHDMFCMVLQDTWLFEGTIRENIAYCKEGVTDEQVEEACRAVGIHHFIATLPDGYDTKLDDESKISTGQRQQITIARAVVQNSPLLILDEATSSVDTRTEKIIQKAMNDLTVGRTSFIIAHRLSTIKDADTILVMRDGNIVESGRHEELLRQGGFYYSLYNSQFEDCD; encoded by the coding sequence ATGAGCCCCAAGGATTCCCAAGGGCCTCCCCCTGGACCTTCCCCGGGCATGCGTCCGGTAAGGAAGGCAAAGAACTTCAGGGATGCCTGGCGCAAAATGCTCACCTACATGAGACCGTACGTTCCGGCGATCGTCGCGGCGTCGGTCCTCGCGATCATCGGCACCATATTCACCGTCATAGGTCCGAACAAGCTCAGCGAGATGACCAACCTCATCTTCGACGGGATAAGGACCGGGTCGACGGACCTCACCGCCATCGCCGAGATAGGGATGTTCCTCCTGACCATCTACATCCTTTCGTCCGTGACGATGTACGGACAAGGCTATATCGTGACCACCGTGGTCCAGAGGCTGTCGAGGCGCCTCCGCACCGATATCTCGGAAAAGATCAACCGCCTACCGCTCAGGTATTTCGACAAGACCAGTTACGGGGACGTCCTCAGCCGGGCGACCAACGACGTGGACACCATCGGCCAGTCGATGAACCAGAGCATCGGTACGCTGATGAGCGCCGTCGCGCTGCTCATCGGTGCGACGGTGATGATGTTCCTCACCGACGTCACCTTGACCGCAGCCGCCATCCTTTCCACGTTGGCAGGCTTCGTCCTCATGATCGTGATAATGTCCAAATCACAGAAGTTCTTCGGACGCCAGCAGGCCTCCCTCGGCAAGGTGAACGGTTACGTCGAGGAGATGTATACCGGGCACAACATCGTCAAGGCGTACAACGGCGAGGAGGCCGCGCAGAATGAGTTCGAATCCATCAACGACGGTCTTTTCGACAGCGCGTTCAAATCGCTGTTCCTTTCCGGCCTGATGATGCCCATCATGGGATTCATCGGCAATCTGGGATACGTGGTCATCTGTATCGTCGGTGCGGTTCAGTTCGTGAACGGGGCCATATCGATCGGCGTGATCGTCGCGTTCATGGTGTACGTACGCCTATTCACCCAGCCCCTGACACAGTTGGGACAGGCCATGTCGAGCCTGCAGTCCGTGGCCGCCGCTTCTGAACGCGTGTTCGAGTTCTTCGATGAGACAGAGATGGAGAACGAGGACTGGAAGACGGTCGTTCACAAGGACGTGAAAGGTGACGTGGAGTTCCGGAACGTGTACTTCGGGTATACTCCGGAAAAGGAGGTCATCCACGATTTCTCATTCAGCGTGAAGGCGGGCCAGAAGGTGGCCATAGTCGGCCCGACCGGGGCTGGCAAGACGACGATCGTCAACCTCCTGATGCGCTTCTACGAGGTCAATTCAGGAGATATCCTTATAGACGGCGTATCCACGAAAACGCTCACCAGAGAGAACGTGCATGACATGTTCTGCATGGTGCTTCAGGACACATGGCTCTTCGAGGGCACCATCAGGGAGAACATCGCCTATTGCAAGGAAGGCGTCACCGACGAGCAGGTCGAGGAAGCGTGCAGGGCGGTGGGCATCCACCACTTCATCGCCACGCTCCCGGACGGTTACGATACCAAGCTCGACGACGAGTCCAAGATATCCACCGGGCAGAGACAGCAGATCACCATAGCCCGGGCGGTGGTGCAGAACTCCCCACTGCTGATACTGGACGAGGCCACCAGTTCCGTCGATACCAGGACGGAGAAGATAATCCAGAAGGCGATGAACGACCTCACCGTGGGAAGGACCTCCTTCATCATCGCCCACCGTCTCTCGACCATCAAGGATGCGGACACCATACTGGTCATGAGGGACGGGAATATCGTCGAGAGCGGAAGGCACGAAGAACTCCTAAGACAGGGAGGGTTCTACTACAGCCTGTACAACAGTCAGTTCGAGGATTGCGATTGA
- a CDS encoding ABC transporter ATP-binding protein, with protein MILKYLKAREWGLIAVCAAFIVAGVWLDLEIPDHMFAITNLIQTGGTVGQVMSEGWVMLALALGSLLTTLVVGFIAAFVAASLSKRLRSLEFSKVQSFTVHEINKFSTASLITRATNDITQVQMAVAMGLQLVIRSPILAAWAILKIEGKSWQWTTSTAVAIAGLIAVIVVLMIFVVPRFKKIQWLTDDVNRNVRENLKGIRVIRAYNAEDYQEEKFEKGNDALTSNNLFTGRAMALMMPIMSGVMSILSLSIYWFGAILIAATVGVGTQMILFSQMITFLAYAMQVVFGFVMLVVVFIVMPRAIVAAKRIEEILDTEPSIKDGNVTESPGASKGEIVFSNVGFKYPGASEYVLKNVSFKAERGETVAFIGSTGSGKSTIIHLMMRSYDVTEGTISVDGVDVRDYTQQALHKKIGYVPQKANLFSGTISSNVRYGDSSPERTEEDLKKAIAIAQATDFVEKMDGGYNAAISQGGTNLSGGQKQRLSIARAVYRRPEIYIFDDSFSALDYRTDRALRNALKKETADATSIIVAQRVGTIMDADKIVVLDNGMVVGVGKHRDLLDTCPVYKEIVYSQLSEEEVSK; from the coding sequence ATGATCCTGAAATATCTGAAGGCCAGGGAATGGGGGCTTATCGCCGTATGCGCGGCGTTCATCGTTGCCGGGGTCTGGCTGGACCTGGAGATCCCGGACCACATGTTCGCGATCACCAACCTGATCCAGACCGGCGGCACGGTCGGCCAGGTCATGAGCGAGGGATGGGTGATGCTCGCCCTGGCGTTGGGAAGTCTTCTCACGACGTTGGTAGTCGGTTTCATAGCCGCCTTTGTGGCCGCGTCCCTCTCGAAACGTCTCCGCTCTTTGGAGTTCAGCAAGGTCCAGTCGTTCACCGTCCACGAGATTAACAAGTTCTCCACCGCCAGTCTGATCACGCGTGCGACCAACGATATCACGCAGGTGCAGATGGCCGTCGCGATGGGTCTGCAGCTCGTGATCAGATCACCGATCCTGGCCGCATGGGCGATCCTCAAGATCGAAGGGAAAAGCTGGCAGTGGACGACCTCCACCGCCGTCGCCATAGCGGGTTTGATCGCGGTCATCGTGGTATTGATGATCTTCGTCGTTCCGCGCTTCAAGAAGATTCAGTGGCTCACCGACGACGTCAACCGCAACGTCCGGGAGAACCTCAAGGGCATCCGTGTCATCCGGGCATACAACGCGGAAGACTATCAGGAAGAGAAGTTCGAGAAGGGCAACGATGCCCTCACGTCCAACAATCTGTTCACCGGCCGGGCGATGGCGCTGATGATGCCCATAATGTCCGGCGTGATGAGCATCCTGTCCCTTTCCATCTATTGGTTCGGGGCGATTCTTATCGCGGCCACCGTCGGCGTCGGCACGCAAATGATACTGTTCTCGCAGATGATCACCTTCCTGGCATATGCCATGCAAGTGGTGTTTGGATTCGTGATGCTGGTGGTCGTGTTCATCGTCATGCCGCGTGCCATAGTGGCCGCCAAGCGTATCGAGGAGATCCTGGACACGGAACCGTCGATCAAGGACGGGAACGTCACCGAATCCCCGGGAGCGTCCAAAGGCGAGATCGTCTTCAGCAACGTCGGGTTCAAGTATCCCGGAGCGTCTGAATACGTTCTGAAGAACGTTAGTTTTAAGGCCGAACGGGGCGAGACCGTCGCGTTCATCGGTTCCACCGGAAGCGGAAAGAGCACCATCATCCACCTCATGATGCGTTCGTACGACGTCACCGAGGGGACGATCTCCGTCGATGGCGTAGATGTCCGTGACTACACCCAACAGGCGCTCCATAAGAAGATAGGATATGTGCCGCAGAAGGCGAATCTGTTCTCTGGCACGATCTCATCCAACGTTAGGTATGGAGACAGTTCGCCCGAACGCACCGAAGAGGACCTGAAGAAGGCCATCGCCATCGCCCAGGCCACCGATTTCGTTGAGAAGATGGATGGCGGTTACAATGCCGCGATCTCCCAGGGCGGGACCAACCTTTCCGGGGGCCAGAAGCAGCGCCTGTCGATCGCCCGGGCGGTGTACCGTAGGCCGGAGATCTACATCTTCGACGATTCGTTCTCTGCTTTGGATTACCGGACGGACCGTGCGCTTCGGAACGCACTAAAGAAGGAGACCGCAGACGCTACGAGCATCATCGTCGCACAGCGGGTCGGCACCATAATGGACGCCGACAAGATCGTCGTCCTGGACAACGGGATGGTGGTAGGGGTAGGTAAGCACCGCGACCTCCTGGACACCTGCCCGGTGTACAAGGAGATAGTCTATTCTCAACTGTCAGAGGAGGAGGTGAGCAAATGA